The following are encoded together in the Daphnia magna isolate NIES linkage group LG8, ASM2063170v1.1, whole genome shotgun sequence genome:
- the LOC123475404 gene encoding extensin-2-like isoform X1, with translation MVVKRVVLSSCSLPSQISLIIMANYVTMLLLVVVSLMAGEAVGGPMGSSSSEYYTTPASYYTTPASYYTTKAPAYYTTKKAEYYTTTYAAPSYYTEPPKYYTTNWYSSVWITTKKAEYYTTTNAAPSYYTEPTNYYTTKAPEYYTTTYAAPTYYTEAPKYYSAPSYYAEAPVYYSTTYAPPSYYTESPKYYTTKATEYYTTTYATPSYYTEAPKYYAAPSYTTCSWVV, from the exons ATGGTAGTAAAGAGAGTCGTGTTATCCAGCTGTTCGTTACCAAGTCAAATTTCACTTATTATCATGG CTAACTACGTCACAATGCTGCTgttggttgttgtttctttgatGGCTGGAGAGGCCGTGGGTGGACCGATGGGATCGTCTTCatccgagtactacaccactccggcgtcctactacaccactccggcgtcctactacaccactaagGCTCCCGCGTACTACACAACGAAGAAGGCCGAGTATTACACGACAACATATGCTGCCCcgagctactacaccgagccTCCCAAGTACTACACGACCAATTGGTATTCATCAGTCtg GATCACAACGAAGAAGGCCGAGTATTACACGACAACAAATGCTGCCCcgagctactacaccgagccTACCAATTACTACACGACCAAAGCGCCggaatactacacaactacgTATGCTGCTCCGAcgtactacactgaagccccAAAGTACTACTCGGCTCCAAGTTACTACGCAGAGGCCCCAGTTTATTACTCTACGACATACGCTcctccaagttactacaccgagtcacccaaatactacacaacAAAGGCAACGGAGTACTACACAACGACTTACGCTAcaccaagctactacaccgaggctcctaAATATTATGCTGCACCCAGCTACACCACCTGTAGCTGGGTGGTGTAG
- the LOC123475404 gene encoding extensin-2-like isoform X2 translates to MVVKRVVLSSCSLPSQISLIIMANYVTMLLLVVVSLMAGEAVGGPMGSSSSEYYTTPASYYTTPASYYTTKAPAYYTTKKAEYYTTTYAAPSYYTEPPKYYTTNWITTKKAEYYTTTNAAPSYYTEPTNYYTTKAPEYYTTTYAAPTYYTEAPKYYSAPSYYAEAPVYYSTTYAPPSYYTESPKYYTTKATEYYTTTYATPSYYTEAPKYYAAPSYTTCSWVV, encoded by the exons ATGGTAGTAAAGAGAGTCGTGTTATCCAGCTGTTCGTTACCAAGTCAAATTTCACTTATTATCATGG CTAACTACGTCACAATGCTGCTgttggttgttgtttctttgatGGCTGGAGAGGCCGTGGGTGGACCGATGGGATCGTCTTCatccgagtactacaccactccggcgtcctactacaccactccggcgtcctactacaccactaagGCTCCCGCGTACTACACAACGAAGAAGGCCGAGTATTACACGACAACATATGCTGCCCcgagctactacaccgagccTCCCAAGTACTACACGACCAATTG GATCACAACGAAGAAGGCCGAGTATTACACGACAACAAATGCTGCCCcgagctactacaccgagccTACCAATTACTACACGACCAAAGCGCCggaatactacacaactacgTATGCTGCTCCGAcgtactacactgaagccccAAAGTACTACTCGGCTCCAAGTTACTACGCAGAGGCCCCAGTTTATTACTCTACGACATACGCTcctccaagttactacaccgagtcacccaaatactacacaacAAAGGCAACGGAGTACTACACAACGACTTACGCTAcaccaagctactacaccgaggctcctaAATATTATGCTGCACCCAGCTACACCACCTGTAGCTGGGTGGTGTAG
- the LOC123475404 gene encoding extensin-2-like isoform X3, whose protein sequence is MVVKRVVLSSCSLPSQISLIIMANYVTMLLLVVVSLMAGEAVGGPMGSSSSEYYTTPASYYTTPASYYTTKAPAYYTTKKAEYYTTTYAAPSYYTEPPKYYTTKAPEYYTTTYAAPTYYTEAPKYYSAPSYYAEAPVYYSTTYAPPSYYTESPKYYTTKATEYYTTTYATPSYYTEAPKYYAAPSYTTCSWVV, encoded by the exons ATGGTAGTAAAGAGAGTCGTGTTATCCAGCTGTTCGTTACCAAGTCAAATTTCACTTATTATCATGG CTAACTACGTCACAATGCTGCTgttggttgttgtttctttgatGGCTGGAGAGGCCGTGGGTGGACCGATGGGATCGTCTTCatccgagtactacaccactccggcgtcctactacaccactccggcgtcctactacaccactaagGCTCCCGCGTACTACACAACGAAGAAGGCCGAGTATTACACGACAACATATGCTGCCCcgagctactacaccgagccTCCCAAG TACTACACGACCAAAGCGCCggaatactacacaactacgTATGCTGCTCCGAcgtactacactgaagccccAAAGTACTACTCGGCTCCAAGTTACTACGCAGAGGCCCCAGTTTATTACTCTACGACATACGCTcctccaagttactacaccgagtcacccaaatactacacaacAAAGGCAACGGAGTACTACACAACGACTTACGCTAcaccaagctactacaccgaggctcctaAATATTATGCTGCACCCAGCTACACCACCTGTAGCTGGGTGGTGTAG